TGCCCCACGGTCAGGGTGATTCCAGAGCGCACCGAGGCGCGGAATCCTGCCAGTTGAGCCGTGATGGAGTAGCTCCCGAGCGATAGATTCGGTGCTTGATAACGTCCTCGCTCATCGGTGGTGAGCGTTCGCGTGGCCCCGGTTTCCTGGTTGCGAATTTCAACACCGGCATTGGGCATGACGCCGCCGCTGGCGTCATGTACGACGCCGGAGAGGGTGCCTCCTGTCAGTTGTGCCGAGGCTGACCCGGCGGTCAATAGCAGCACTGCACCCAATCCAATTAGTAACCACTTGCGCAAAATCATTTTGCTCTCCCGGTCGAACTGAACTAGCGAATGAAGTAACCGTTATTGCTTGTTGGACGAACTTGCATTCTGGCCGGTTTTTATCACGCGGTGCGGACGGGTGTCAAGAACAAAACCATTTTTCCATTGCGGTAAGATGCAGCATATCGCGGAAATTCGAGGTGTAGGCTGGGGATTCCCCGTGCGGCCGATTCGGAATGCGAGCCGGAAGCGAAAATGAGCACTCCGCCGGTCAGCGGCAATCTGGAGTTCCCATAAATTGGGGAAATTAACCTAACCTATATTCTGTTATTCCGTTGCAATAATTTCACCTTGACTTTACCGGCCTGAAAGCTATATAAGGCATACAGGCGAATTAGGGGCACTGGCCCCCTTTTGCTATCCGGTTTTGACAACTCTGGCCGATTGCCATGAGCAGTTCGAGCTGTTTCAGTCGTTGAGAATTCCTGAGAGTGAGACATCTGCTGCAATTCTGGTCAGGGCTACCGTTGCTGATCCTGGCAACAGCCGCCCCCGTTTCGGCCTTGGCCCAGACGTCGACTGTGTCGACCTCGCAGGCCTTGCTCAATCGCTACTGCATAACCTGCCACAATGAAAAACTCAATACCGCCGGCTTACGGCTCGATCAGGCCAACTTGAGCAAAGTTGCCGCCGAGGGCGAGGTGTGGGAAAAAGTCGTCAAGAAGCTGCGCGGCGGGGCCATGCCTCCGGTGGGCGCGCCTCGGCCGGACAAGAAAGACCAGAACGCGATGGTCGCCTATCTGGTGACAAGCTTGGATGGCTCGGCGGCTGCTGCGCCCAATCCAGGCCACGCGCCGGGATTGCACCGTTTGAACCGTGCGGAATATCGAAACGCGATCCGCGATCTGTTGGCGGTGGATGTCGACGAAGTCTCCTTGCCGCCGGATGATTCCGGCTTTGGTTTTGACAACATTGGGTCGGTGCTTTCCGTCTCGCCGCTTTTAATGGAGCGCTATCTTTCCTCGGCGCGGAAAATCAGCCGCACTGCCGTAGGCGAGCCGCTGGCGAGGGCCGATTTCCGCCGTTATGAAATTTCCTCGATGCTGGATCAGCAAGAGCGCATGAGCGATGACTTGCCGTTTGGTTCTCGCGGTGGAGCGGCCATCAAGCACATGTTCCCGCTCGACGGCGATTACCAGTTTCGCATTCGTCTGCAGCGGGATGCGGGAACGGACATCGTGCGTGGCCTAGCCGAGTCGCACGAGGTGGACCTACGGTTGGACGGCAATCGCCTCAAATTGTTTTCCGTGGGAGGTCCGTCGGCTGCCGCCAAGCCGGCAAAGCCGGGGGCGGTTCCCGAGCCGGCCGATGTGAGCCTAGTGGTCCGTGCCACGGTGCAGGCTGGCTCGCGCGCAGTCGCCGTAACATTTCCCAGCCAGATCATGGATGCAGAGGGTGTCATTCGCCCGGACCAGGCCCTGGCCAGTCTAAGCGCGCCGGCGGTTGAGAGCATCCTGATCGAGGGCCCATTTGAAAGCAAGGGTCCGGGGCAAACTGCCAGCAGGCAGAAGATTTTCACCTGCGCACCAGCTTCCAGCACCAATGGCGAGGCCTGCGCGAGGCAAATTCTGACTCAGCTGGCGCGACGCGCCTACCGGCGACCGGTGAATGAGGATGACATCCAGTTGCTGCTTTCGCTATTCCGCCAGGGCCGTGAGCGAGCGGGATTCCAGCACGGCATTTCCGAGGCGCTACGTGTGATTCTGGTGAATCCGAACTTCCTATTCCGCATTGAATCGGACAGGGCAATCCGATCGGTACAGGGCGCATTTCCCGTCAGCGATTTGGAGTTGGCTTCCCGGCTTTCGTTTTTCCTCTGGAGCAGCATACCGGATGACGAGTTGCTGGCGCTGGCTGAAAAGGGCAAGCTGAACGAGCCCGGTGCGGTTGAAAAACAGGCGCGGCGCATGTTAGCCGATCCCCGCGCCGAAGCGTTAGTTACCAATTTTGCCGGCCAGTGGCTGCTGCTGCGTAGCGTCAAGATGGCCCAGCCGGACCGTGGTGAATTTCCGGATTTCGATGGCAGCCTGCGCGAAGCTTTTCAGAAAGAGCTGGAGATGTTCTTTGCCAGTATGCTGCGTGAAGATCGCAGCCTGCTGGATCTGTTAACCGCCGATTACACGTTCGTAAATGAGCGGCTGGCAAAGCACTACGGAATCGCCCGAATCTATGGGAGCCATTTTCGCCGGGTGAAGTTGACCGACGAGAACCGCTGGGGTCTACTGGGCAAGGCCGGCATCCTGACGGCGACGTCCTATAGCTCGCGCACCTCGCCGGTGCAGAGGGGCAAATGGCTGCTCGAAAATTTGCTGGCGACTCCGCCACCGCCGCCACCACCAAACGTGCCCAGTCTGCAGGAGCGCAACGACGAGGGAAAGATTCTTTCCATGCGTCAAGAGATGGAGAAACACCGCGCCAATCCGGCCTGCGCGGCTTGCCACGCCCGCATGGACCCGCTTGGATTCGCGCTGGAAAATTTTGATGCCATCGGCCGCTGGCGTGAGGCCAGCGGGCCGGAAAACTTGCCTGTGGACTCCTCCGGCGTGTTGCCGAGCGGGAGCAAGTTTAGAGGCCCGGCGGAACTTAGCAAGCTGCTGGCTGGTGATCCTGAGTTGTTTGCTGGTGCCGTCACGGAAAAGCTGCTGACTTACGCGCTGGGTCGCGGGCTCGAGTACTATGACGCTACTGCCGTCAGGAAGATTTTGCGCGGAGCGGCAGCGAGTAATTTCCGTTGGTCTTCCGTGATTGTGGGAATTGTATCCAGCACGCCATTTCGCATGAGGACGCAGGCCGAGCCAGCGCAAGTTGCCGCTAAGTAACAAGAGATTCGCAGTTTGGAGGTTGGTCATGATGATTCTGAAGAAGGCGATTGCTCGCCGGGCATTTTTGCGCGGAACAGGCGCGGTGATCGCGTTACCGCTGCTGGACGGGATGGTGCCGGCGTTCGCCTCTGCGCTTGGTTCAAACGGTGAAGCGGGCAGCCGCGCGCCGGTGCGATTAGGCTTCATCAACTTTCCGAACGGCGCCATCATGGACAAGTGGACGCCGGCGGCTGATGGAGCGAAGTTCGACCTACCACCCATCCTCGAAGCGCTGGCGCCCTATCGCGAAAAGATGCTGGTGATTAGCGGCCTGTCACACGTGAATGGACACCGTCGCATGGATGAAGCAGGCGGCGACCACTCGCGTGCCGCCGCAACTTGGCTCACCGGCGCGCACCCCAAAAAGACCGAAGGCGACGATATTCGTGTCGGGATCTCGGCAGATCAGCTCGCCGCGCAGACCCTGGGTAAACAGACACAACTGGCTTCGCTCGAAATGACGCTGGATAACACCGATCTCGTCGGCGGTTGCGAGGGCGGCTACAGCTGCTCGTACATCAACACGGTTTCTTGGCGCACGGCGACCACGCCGGTGCCCATGGAGAATCAACCTCGCGCGGTCTTCGAGCGGCTGTTCGGCGACAGCGACTCGACCGATCCGGCTGAACGACTGACGCGCATTCAG
The sequence above is drawn from the Acidobacteriota bacterium genome and encodes:
- a CDS encoding carboxypeptidase regulatory-like domain-containing protein, which encodes MILRKWLLIGLGAVLLLTAGSASAQLTGGTLSGVVHDASGGVMPNAGVEIRNQETGATRTLTTDERGRYQAPNLSLGSYSITAQLAGFRASVRSGITLTVG
- a CDS encoding DUF1592 domain-containing protein, encoding MRHLLQFWSGLPLLILATAAPVSALAQTSTVSTSQALLNRYCITCHNEKLNTAGLRLDQANLSKVAAEGEVWEKVVKKLRGGAMPPVGAPRPDKKDQNAMVAYLVTSLDGSAAAAPNPGHAPGLHRLNRAEYRNAIRDLLAVDVDEVSLPPDDSGFGFDNIGSVLSVSPLLMERYLSSARKISRTAVGEPLARADFRRYEISSMLDQQERMSDDLPFGSRGGAAIKHMFPLDGDYQFRIRLQRDAGTDIVRGLAESHEVDLRLDGNRLKLFSVGGPSAAAKPAKPGAVPEPADVSLVVRATVQAGSRAVAVTFPSQIMDAEGVIRPDQALASLSAPAVESILIEGPFESKGPGQTASRQKIFTCAPASSTNGEACARQILTQLARRAYRRPVNEDDIQLLLSLFRQGRERAGFQHGISEALRVILVNPNFLFRIESDRAIRSVQGAFPVSDLELASRLSFFLWSSIPDDELLALAEKGKLNEPGAVEKQARRMLADPRAEALVTNFAGQWLLLRSVKMAQPDRGEFPDFDGSLREAFQKELEMFFASMLREDRSLLDLLTADYTFVNERLAKHYGIARIYGSHFRRVKLTDENRWGLLGKAGILTATSYSSRTSPVQRGKWLLENLLATPPPPPPPNVPSLQERNDEGKILSMRQEMEKHRANPACAACHARMDPLGFALENFDAIGRWREASGPENLPVDSSGVLPSGSKFRGPAELSKLLAGDPELFAGAVTEKLLTYALGRGLEYYDATAVRKILRGAAASNFRWSSVIVGIVSSTPFRMRTQAEPAQVAAK